Within the Paenibacillus pabuli genome, the region TTCGAGGAAGCAAGGGAGTTTTATCGGGATGTTAAGGCAAGAGCAGTGGCGTATGGACGTCAGGCAGAAGACATTCTGATCTTCCCGGGCATCGGTCCTATTGTGGGCAGAACAGCGGAAGAGGCAGAGCAAAAGTATCAGGAAATCGCTGGCCTCGTCAGCATTGACCATGCGCTGAATTATTTGGGGCGCTATTTTGATCATTATGACTTCTCCCAGTTTCCACTTGACGAACCTTTCCCTGATATTGGTGATCTGGGCAGCAACAGCTTCCGCAGTACAACGGACAAAATCAAGCAGCAGGCACGGGAAGAGGGACTGACCCTCCGTCAAGTTGCGCTAAGAGCGTCCACGCCGCGAACGTCGTTCATTGGGACACCGGATCAGATCGCTGATCAGATCCAGGAGTGGTTTGAAGGCGAAGCCGCAGACGGATTCAATATCCGTACGGTTGTGCCGAATGGACTGGCAGATTTTGTGGAGCTGGTTGTTCCGGTTCTGCAAGAACGAGGGCTGTTCCGGACCGAATATGAACATGAGACGCTTCGGGAGAACCTGGGGCTTGAAATTCCGCGCAATCGGTACACGCTGGAACGTGTGAACTAAATGGTGTAATATGACGATGGATATTCATGTTTGGCAAACTTGATCTAGGTTCCCTTAATAAGGGGATGAAAAGGAGCGGTAATGACGTATCTTCAACGTTATTACCGCTTTTTTATACAAACTGCATGGTTCAGAATGCTTTGAAGGCAATCCAGACGGATCCAATCATGACAACAATGCCGCCAATCCTGGTCATCAAGTAGTAAAAGTCGCTAGGTTCGGGGTCACGTGCGTCCGTTGGGGTATAACACGCTATACGTAATATTAGGCTTGGGATTAATTTCTGTAATGATATATTTCTGATCATCGATGAATACACTGCGCTTCTGCTGCTCCACTTGCACCTGCAGGGAATTAGCTGTTCTACTCCGGTATATCATCTGGTTATCTTCTTTGCGATCGAATGAATACTTGTTAATGTCTGCATAGAATATGTGTTCCGTGAAGTAAGGTTTGGATAGAAAGCCGACAATCACAGACACAACCACAACGCATGAAAAGAAAATAAGGGTGGGAGACTGGACTTTTCTAAGCCAAGTTATCATATGAACGCCTTCTTTCCACTTTGCTGTCTATTACGTAAATCCCAGGAACGAGTTGCAGTGGTTATCTGCAAAAAAAGAAATGGGACATACTGGTTTCTTTTTTCGGCGTGGCTGTTATTATGAATTTATACCCTGAATTTATACCCTGAATTTAGCTTGAGAGGGAGCAGCAGTTGTTGCATATTAGACGAGTCACAGGAGGAGATTGGGATGATTAGAGGATTAACGAAGGCGGGTTTGGGGAAGATCGGGTCTGATGAACAATATATTACGAATGCAGCCAAATATGGCTTCCAATCCGTAGATTTGAATCCGCTCTCATTGGTTCAACAATACGGGAAGGAACAAGCTGCCCACCTATTGGAAAGCAACCAGATGATCATCGGTTCATCGGACTTTACGGTGGACTGGAGAGGATCGGAAGAGCAGTTTCGTGAAGGACTCAAATCTCTGGTTGAAATGGCTGAAGCCTCTGCTTCGCTGAATTGTTTCAATTGCTGCACCTATGTTCTTCCCTCGACTGATCTGCCTGCTGCTTCATTCATGGCGGCGGCTACCAGACGATTGAGACTCTGCGCAGATATCCTGGGCGCTTATGGCATACGGCTCGGCTTGGAGTTTGTAGGCTGCCATCATTTGCGGACCCAGTGGAAGAATCCGTTTATTTGGAGTGTGGAGGATACGCTGGACTGGATCGAAACCATCCACGCTCCCAATGTAGGCTTGCTGGTGGATTCCTATCACTGGCATACTCTTGGTTTGCGTATGGAAGAGGTGCTGCAATTGAAAAAGGAACAGATTGTTCACGTTCATATCAATGATGCCTCTGATCTGCCGATTGAAGATTTACTTGATAATGAGCGCCTGTATCCAGGCGAGGGAGTCATTGATCTGACGGGTTTCCTGAAAAATCTGGAGGCTATCGGTTACACGGGCGTTGTAGCTCAGGAAGTTCTGGCACCTGCATCAAACCTTGATTCAAGCGAGCTGTTTGCCAAGTCAAAGGCAGGCTTTGATCAGGTGTTTGCAACGCTATAAACAGATTTGAATAATGAAGAGTAGGAAGTATTGCAAGAAACTGGCGGATTCACAAGTATTGCATCCATGGATTCGCCAGTCCATTTTTATTTTAGCACTCAGTCCATGATGAAATTAGTAACTAGAGCAATTAATATGAATACCCACAATAAAAGGAGTACATAAAATGAAGTTTTTGTTTGAATTGATGTTATCTATGCTAATGCTTACCAATGGTTCGAGTGGCGAACCTCTTACCAGAGAGGATGTCCAGAGCTATCTCAAAACTCACCATTTGCAATATGCTGATGCAAAAATTGTGAGTGACCGCTCTGCACTGTTGGTTGATGTAAAAGGAGAATATGCCAAAGCATCGGTACTCACCAAATCAGCGGATAATAAGCTTGTAATGCAACCTAACGAGTATGTATGGGAAGAAGACGAAGAGGGCATATCCGTAGAAACGGTAGGTCGATATTTATGTATTGTGATCCACGATAAAGCACGTAGTCATGATATGGATTTCGTTAACATTGTCTATGTTGATGATAATGGGGATGAGCGTAAGGATCGCTACTATTTTAAGGGGAAACAATCCCTTATTATTCCAATGCCGACCCGAAAAGAATCCATCGTGGTTGCTATTTACGGGAACGATGGCTTTATCCACGATATGGTTAAACGTTTCCCTGAGATTATGTTACAGCAAAATCATCTATAGTGAATTCCAAGAAAATGGATAGGAAAGTAGATGGGTAGCGAAAAGGGACGGGACTGCCTCGCCCCTTTCCTCTAGCAGTGAAACATTTTTAATCCAGCAAGCCACGTTCTTTTAATAATTGATGCGTCACCTTCCACAGCTTTTTCTGCATTCCGGCATCTCCGCCTGGTGCTACAGGAGTTATTGCCGCTCCACTGCCTACATTAAAATAACCTCCCGAAACCTCTCCAAACTCGGGTTCCACAGCCAGACGAGTCATAATGTCCGCGCCCCGGCGTGGATCACCGATGTGCAGAAACGTTAAGATGCGTTCCAGCACACTTGCGAACCACAGCTCCCGTCCAAGACCTGTAACATTGAAACCCGGATTCAAGGCATTCACGCAAACCCCGGTTCCATCCCATTGTCTGGCTAGTTCACCGGTAAACATAATATTGAGCAGTTTGGTTTTGCCATAGATCGGAGAGGAACCACGTGCAGTAAAGGGAGAGGTATCCATCAAGTCACCCGGCAGCACCAGTTGGCCATGATTTCGCGATGCTTCAGATGCAACGTTTACGACGCGAGCATGGCCGGACTGAATCAGGGAATTACGCAACGTATGCGTTAGCAGCCATGGTGCCAAATAGTTCACGGCAATCATCTCGGCAAATCCTTCGGAAGTCACTCGCTGTTCAAACGCATGGAGTCCGGCATTATTCAAGAGTACATCGATACGCGGATAAGCATCTGCAATTTCAAGCCCCACACGTTTTACATCACTCAGCAAGGACAAGTCTCCGTAGAAAAAGCGGATCTTGGCAGAGGGCACGATTGCCCTGATTTTGTTTCTGGTGGCCTCGGCGCGCTCTTCGCTTCGGGCTGTGAGT harbors:
- a CDS encoding DUF6199 family natural product biosynthesis protein, with the translated sequence MIRNISLQKLIPSLILRIACYTPTDARDPEPSDFYYLMTRIGGIVVMIGSVWIAFKAF
- a CDS encoding sugar phosphate isomerase/epimerase family protein, with protein sequence MIRGLTKAGLGKIGSDEQYITNAAKYGFQSVDLNPLSLVQQYGKEQAAHLLESNQMIIGSSDFTVDWRGSEEQFREGLKSLVEMAEASASLNCFNCCTYVLPSTDLPAASFMAAATRRLRLCADILGAYGIRLGLEFVGCHHLRTQWKNPFIWSVEDTLDWIETIHAPNVGLLVDSYHWHTLGLRMEEVLQLKKEQIVHVHINDASDLPIEDLLDNERLYPGEGVIDLTGFLKNLEAIGYTGVVAQEVLAPASNLDSSELFAKSKAGFDQVFATL
- a CDS encoding SDR family NAD(P)-dependent oxidoreductase, whose protein sequence is MKTTQPIIVITGATSGLGQLAAMELAKRGAQLVLTARSEERAEATRNKIRAIVPSAKIRFFYGDLSLLSDVKRVGLEIADAYPRIDVLLNNAGLHAFEQRVTSEGFAEMIAVNYLAPWLLTHTLRNSLIQSGHARVVNVASEASRNHGQLVLPGDLMDTSPFTARGSSPIYGKTKLLNIMFTGELARQWDGTGVCVNALNPGFNVTGLGRELWFASVLERILTFLHIGDPRRGADIMTRLAVEPEFGEVSGGYFNVGSGAAITPVAPGGDAGMQKKLWKVTHQLLKERGLLD